The genomic window ATGTACAGGCTCAAACAATAACTTGATTATGAAAGGactgcaagaaaataaaaatgtTCACATTCAACAATTCTGCAAATTCGTTCGAGAAAAAAGTAACACGATAGATCCAATCAGTAAGAGAAAACTGCAACGGTACAAGTTGACAAACATACTACTTAGTAGGTAGCACATCAAAACTGTGCAGAAAAGCATATCATGTCAAAGCTGAATGGTCTAGCAAATAGATTCAGGATATTACAATTACAGAAATGGaagtaagaattaaaaaaaatcaaaaaaaaaaaaaaatctaatcataAAGGATCTTGATTCCTCAGGTTGGACATGACCAAAGAGATATGGAGGCAAAAATTAGATGCCATCTTGTAGGAGCCTACAATTTGGTGGCCACTGGTTTCCATGTTGAAGTAAGCAAAGCATCTGACAGGAATTTCAGGAACCTATATTCATCTTACCGAGGCATCACTTGTATCCAAGCATCCATGTTTATAGCAATCTAATATGTAGTCAAGGCAAGGAGCCACATACGAACTCATTACCTACATAGAGAGTTATTTAACCAAACAATCAAAAGGTGTTACTTAATGATTTGGGGCATGACAGTGACAGAAAATCAAATGAGAGAATAGTGCTGATGACAATCTGGTCATCTCCACTTTAGGATAATGAAAACAAACTTAACAGTAACTGTTCACAGTACATTTATATATTCTCGATATTTACTAATATTCTCTTGCCAGTTTGTCAAAAGGCCATGTTTATTGCATAAGGATCTTTCTGCACAGGTAACCAAAAACATGCTGCTTAGACATGTAGACATATGTCCTACATGTCCCGATGCCTCTGGTACTTTATTTAACAGTTAAAAATTTAGGACATATCACAGCCTCTTTGATACAAACTCTGAAACAAAGTTCTTGAATAATTACTGCAATTTAAAACATACCTCACAAGGAAAGAGATCTTTGCATCAAACATTACACTTAACTAACATGATTAGTCAAATAGCACATGAAATTAGATATGGTTCATAAAAGCTGGCTATGACTGTTCCTAAATTAGCTTGGGTGCTGCTAATAAAAAGAATCAGAGGAATGAAACATCTTGAAAATTAATTGATAAATGGTACATATAAAACAATACATAAAAAGGAAGTATGTGTCCTGTGGTTTATTCACCGAGAAGACAATAAATATTTTACCAGATGGAGAGATGCAGCCTAATATGATTAGACTAAAATCGGTCATGCAGAGTCATGGCTTATTAAGCATCATTCCACCCTAGTCCCTGCTTGAACAAAGGGCTTAAGTGACTGGGAAGTAGAAAGAACTTTTTCATATGGCAGGACACAAGCAGACTGACATTGAATTCTTCAGTCAACTTCATATGATCAAAGCCAACAATAAAAAGTAGTcagcaagaaaaaaataatagagcACCTGGATGTAGGTGTACTTTTGCAGATCAACAAAAATCTCGCCACATGAGTCTCTACACTCGATTGCATAAAAGGCAACACGCCTTGGTCTCCTTCGACACTTTTCATTGATTGCTTTCTGAGGGAGTTGCACACATACAAATCAGAGATCAAAATGCCAATATGAACCACCATAAGCACACAGCTTGTACGCAAATAAACTCAAATACGTTATATTTTCAGAttgttatataaataatttatttaggaAACAATGAGAAAGTGAACATTCATTAAATTGTCAGAAGACCAGTCCTAATTTGATTGTTCAATAAGAAGAGATATGTCGTGCCTTAGTTTTAAGAGAGCAACAGCTGAGAACCACTGCATCAAACTTGTCAAAAAACTCTCCGTCAAACTGTGACAAATCACCTGTAAAAAACAATGGAAATTCGTTAGTTATGACAATCAATTTTTGGCAAACTCGTTGTTGCAGAAACAGTAACATCCAAAGCTTCCAAAAGCCAAATGACGCATTAAAGAGTTCAGATGCCCCTCCTCTGCTTTACCAATAATGCTCTAATTACGTAAAGACATCTTCATATATTAACTTGTTCTTTTGCATTAAGGATCCAGATATGTATCACTACATCAACAATATGTATTGAGCATCATTATCCTCTGTAGTTCCAATAACACCGCACCTTCAAACTCTGTTCTTCTTGATTAATAGCTTGACAAATTCCATGTCAAAAGCTACCCCTACTCTTAAGGTACTCAAATCATCAAATATTTGATAAACAATGCAAAAGCTCCTTCCCATATCAAAAATCCACTTATCTATGACAAATAATAAGGATAATGGGCAATTTTGACATGGTCCATTGTGACTAGGAACACAACAATGGTGAGTATGCTCCATTTTCATTTTACACAAACCTCCTCTTGAAATTGTTTTATACCTCATGCAAATAGTAATGCCAAACTGCAACAGAACAAGTTATCATACATATACAATCATAGCATATAGTATATCTACAAAATTAAGTTGACTGAAAACCCAAAAAGACCAGATGAAACTTTCCTGAAACAATCTTCCACAAAATAAATGTATTAAATACTTGCTTTTACAGTGTAAGTTGATAAAAATGCATTAAATTTGGAGAACAATCCCTGTCTTAGCCATATCTATAAACTCACAAATTTGCCAACATAAAACAACCAATTAGCAAACATACTATAAAGTCAACAACCAGCAACATTTACAAAAGACCAAAAGCAGGCCAGCACACTTAAATAAGCAGGTTTAGTTTGGCAATGCAAGTTATTTATCATGATTAACAAGGGGGCAGAAATTGCCATGGAAGATGCTATCAAATTGCCCCAAGCAAATTACAGCTAAGAAATAAACAACTATGTACAATGAAATTCACCTTTTTCCACTGAAACACGGACCATTGGATTGAAATCTTTTAAAGACTCGCAACAAAGTTCATCCAGGGATCTGCCACTATAGTAAGCTTCATCAGGAGGAATCAGGAAGTTTGATTGAAGAACATCCTCTGTGACTGAACGATCATCCATCAGCGTCAAACTCCCAATTCCTGCTAGCACCATATTTTTGCAGAACTACCAAAAGAGCAAAAGAATTTGTATGAGCAATTTAGAAGGCTACTTCCAACTAAATCTCCATCAAGAACTACTTACAAAACTTTGACATATAGTCGAACAATATATGGAAAGTATCCTTGCAATCCACAAATTATTACAACTTTATACGGGAGAAAAAGTGAGTAAGAGATGGTAGTCCAACAGAACAAGTTTAGCAACAGTCATGGAGTGATTTGGAACTTTCTTGTTGCTCCTCCCTCTACAAAGTGCTCTTATTGTAGGGATTAAGTATTGTCCTTTACATGCAGAAAAAACACTACACAAAGCTAAACCTTcctttacctatatttctaataaATTTCTCCCACTAGTTACTTTTACTGCTTCATTTTGTATTCCCCAGTTGCTTTTTCTTATTGAATTCCTAAAACACcattcaaaaatctgaaattagtTGAATCCCAACAGCTGCTGCAACTGCCACTTACCTGAAAACTTGAACCTAGGGATTGTTCGTATGTGTAAGAACAAACAGCAAGGTTTTCTCAATGTTTTCTCTTTACCATCATGTAAGAAAATCAAGAACTCACAATTCCATTACAATCAAGTAAAGCAATGGTGAAAACCCTACTCAAACAACACCTGATGTAATCATATCCATCTTTCCAATGTAAACCTTAGATTCGTTTGTGAGACAAAAAGAAATAGTCTGAACCTCTAAGTCTCGTCATAAACCAAATGAACAATGGATCAAAACCTATATTAGATATCATTTAAAGTGAAGTCAAGTAGGAAGAACATAATCAACCATCTAAATGTAGCATCTTCATGATATACTCGAGTGTAATGGGCACAAAAATCAATCTTTCCTACAAAATCTTTACCTCTACATAATAATGATagagtgttaaaaaaaaaagggccGAAAAACCAGGTAAAAAACCGAAATTACCTCAACTGCCGTGCCATTTAAACCCCTGACCAGTATATGAGCCTTGCTTAACCTAAACAAAGCGGGCACCCATAATTGAAACATTCAACGGAAAAACCCCGAGTTCAGGACAAAAAGGAATGCGAAATCATTCGGAGCAACGAGAAGGGGGTCCAAGAGATGAATCGATTACCTCTTCTGCGCATCGACGCCCCACACTCGAATCTGCCGATCGTAGAGAGCTGTTTCCTCTTCCGTCAGCTCCTCTCCATCCATCTCAATCCGCTGCCTGCTACCAAAATCTCAACAGTTGGAACGAAACCCTAGGAAATCCAAAGAGAAGGGGACGAGAAGGGGAAACAGGGCTTTTGTCCTTGCCCTCGATCTCGAGATTCCAGCCACCTTCGGTGAGCTAACCACTCAGGACTTTTGCCCCTTCGATGAGAACTGAAACACCACCGAGCTGTATTTAATAGGGCGAATTAAAAGCCGATCAAAGAACTATTCGGGCCGCATATGGAGCAGCATGGCCCAGCCGGGGCCTGGCCGAACTGGGCTCATCTCAGCCGAAAGTTGGCCCAATCTAACACTTGTGATTAGATTTTAGCTCGTGTGTGCTGTACGTGAGAGGAAAAGTTGACGTTTGTGAGTATATCTGGGTtaggatgtttttttttttttttttttttaatttttattttaaagtaCACAGTGTCTTCCTAGCGCTCCGTTACATAAGAAGCTCTGCGACATAAAAAGCGTCCCAATCAACCGcgttacataagaatcctagttgagatgaataatttttaggaattgcactattttttttttctttattttcctcCAAGAACAAAGATATTGTTTTGCTTCTTAAAGAGCTCCAAGTGGGTGCAAACCCAAATTTGGATTGTATCTTTTATGTTTGATCTTTTTCGACCATATCATGTGCGGATCTCGAATCATTCTAAATTTTCTCTTTCATCTGCTGCATAGATTTGACGGCGGCCATTGTACAATCCAATGACAGGTAATGCGATAAAAGGTGAATCATTCTTTTGTGCCAAAAGTACAACCTGAACTCACCTCCACAAGCCCAATTTGGCCAGATCTAACCTTAATAGCTCAATTGACTCGGAATGTCACCTGAGTCTGGGCCGAACCGAAACCTAAATCTC from Elaeis guineensis isolate ETL-2024a chromosome 9, EG11, whole genome shotgun sequence includes these protein-coding regions:
- the LOC105042142 gene encoding SUMO-activating enzyme subunit 1B-1 isoform X1; the protein is MDGEELTEEETALYDRQIRVWGVDAQKRLSKAHILVRGLNGTAVEFCKNMVLAGIGSLTLMDDRSVTEDVLQSNFLIPPDEAYYSGRSLDELCCESLKDFNPMVRVSVEKGDLSQFDGEFFDKFDAVVLSCCSLKTKKAINEKCRRRPRRVAFYAIECRDSCGEIFVDLQKYTYIQVMSSYVAPCLDYILDCYKHGCLDTSDASKKSDGTAECQLNYPSLEEAISIAWRDLPRKVSKVYFAMRVIERFELSEGRNPGETSISDLPLILKMRKELCDAQSLGESYIPTSLLERILAAGGKEHPPVCAILGGVLGQEVIKAISGKGDPLKNFFYFDTADGKGIIEDMSNSSTS
- the LOC105042142 gene encoding SUMO-activating enzyme subunit 1B-1 isoform X3; this translates as MVLAGIGSLTLMDDRSVTEDVLQSNFLIPPDEAYYSGRSLDELCCESLKDFNPMVRVSVEKGDLSQFDGEFFDKFDAVVLSCCSLKTKKAINEKCRRRPRRVAFYAIECRDSCGEIFVDLQKYTYIQVMSSYVAPCLDYILDCYKHGCLDTSDASKKSDGTAECQLNYPSLEEAISIAWRDLPRKVSKVYFAMRVIERFELSEGRNPGETSISDLPLILKMRKELCDAQSLGESYIPTSLLERILAAGGKEHPPVCAILGGVLGQEVIKAISGKGDPLKNFFYFDTADGKGIIEDMSNSSTS
- the LOC105042142 gene encoding SUMO-activating enzyme subunit 1B-1 isoform X2; translation: MDGEELTEEETALYDRQIRVWGVDAQKRLSKAHILVRGLNGTAVEFCKNMVLAGIGSLTLMDDRSVTEDVLQSNFLIPPDEAYYSGRSLDELCCESLKDFNPMVRVSVEKGDLSQFDGEFFDKFDAVVLSCCSLKTKKAINEKCRRRPRRVAFYAIECRDSCGEIFVDLQKYTYIQKKSDGTAECQLNYPSLEEAISIAWRDLPRKVSKVYFAMRVIERFELSEGRNPGETSISDLPLILKMRKELCDAQSLGESYIPTSLLERILAAGGKEHPPVCAILGGVLGQEVIKAISGKGDPLKNFFYFDTADGKGIIEDMSNSSTS